In Brevibacterium pigmentatum, the sequence AGGGCAACAATTTCTCGTCGAAGACGAGCGACTTCAGATTCCGAGTTTTTAGCTCGCGTTAGAAGATCCGCATGGCTCTCCACGTGGCATCGTTCACGACTACCTACCTGTCGCCTCTGCTGCCTCGAATACCTAGCAACAAGCTCTGCAGCCTCTTCATTTTGGTATAAGAACGAACGTGAAACCTCGGCCATTCGCGCTAGATCCGAGATCGATGCCTGCGAACCACGAGCGGTCTCTCGGCTGATAATTCTACTCAAAGTAGCGAGCCTGACCTTCAATAACTCTTGGCGTGCGTTATGAGCGTTCGACAGGCTCACCATCTACCCCTCTGAGGCGCTCTTCTGCCACCTCGTACCCATGGTTCCAGATCGGACGGAAGAAGTTCTGTGGACGTCGCATATCCAAATTGCTTGCCTCCTCAAGCAGGCCATTTTCTCGTAATGCAACTTCGAGACCCTTTAGTGCCCTGTTCAACGGCTCTACCACTTCGTGCATGTACTCACGTGCTGAATCCGAAGGAGCCGCTTCGGCCAGTATTAGCCATTGTTCGCGTTTACGACGCCAATACACTAAGTCCGCCCCAGTCATTACAAAGTGTTTACAGCCAGAGCAGTTCAGCTTCCAAGGACACTCGCCACCGCGCACCACAGGCTGATACAGACAAAGTCCGCCCTCAGTCGGACTGCTAGATTTCATCAGATCTATGTGCGTCAAGGTAGAAGTCTGCACTGTGCTGCCGCCTTCACCCGCTGGGTGAACTCGTTCCTTGGTAGCTGCACCAGGATGGTTTGCCCCGGGGCCATCCACCCATACCTGCATCAGAGTCCTCTCCAAATCCTCATTAGCAATATGAACATAGTGCTCGGTCATCCGCTCACTCACATGCCCGAGAAAATGCTTGATGTGAGTGGTGGAGGCACCAGCACGGAGAAGTCTCGTGGCGATGGTATGTCGCGCTTGATGATTGACAACGGGCCCGAGGTCGAGAGAGGTTATCCAGTCCCTGAACGCGGAACTGTATCCCCCGTAAGAGATACTCTTTAGGCAGTGCGGATTCCGAACATTTGACGGGAAGAGAGCAACTTTCGCTTCATCCTCGGCCGTCAGCGAGCGACCAAGCCTAGCCTCAATTCGTGATCGGGAGATCACCTGTCTTCCTTGTAGTCGCTGATACAGGACTTCTGGGATAGGGATCGACGTCTCCCCTAGACCGACCTTCGTTTCCGAAAACTTCAATACCTTTGTGCCGCGCAGCTCCTGCAAACAGTCAAATCTAAGCCGAATGATTTCGCTTGCACGACGACCGGTATAGAGAATCGTTTCCCAAACGTCTCGAAGTCCAAGTTTGGAGGCATCAAAATTCTGCTCAAAAGCATCAAGGTTGGCGGCATCGCAGACGGCTCTGTAGGTATCGTCACTTAGAGGCGCACGCCGCTGCGGCCCTGTGTTGATGGTTCCGAATGGAAACTCGACGACAAACTCCCTCGATAACCCCGTGCTTTCATCTTGGAAATTGTCAACCATGTGTCGCAGGATCTGTCTAGCGCCGTTTAGTACATATCTATAGGTATTGGCTGTGATTCTCGCAGATGAACCATCACTGTTTTTTAAGGCTCTCGATGGAAGCCCCTTCTGCATACGCCGACGATAATCCCGAACAAAACTTTGCGCATCACTGGCAGTCAATTCAGCTGGTCGGTGTCCGCGAAACTGACTGTGCTGCTCTAGGAAAGCGCCAAGCTCTATGGCGCTTCGGCGAGTGGTATCAAGTATCGCCCTTACACGAGGCGGATTGGGGCCTTCTATACGAAAGCGAAGATAGTCCCATGCAGCATCTCGCAACCACCGCTGTGGAATCATTCTCAAATCTACAGTGCCCAGCATACCGGGAATGCTGTGGCCAAAGTGATCAAGGTAAAGAATCCCTTCTTCTTTCGAGGATTCCACGTCGGAGTAGAATACGCGCAAATAGGTTACGATACCGCGCGCAATGACATCAGCTCTGGAATCGTTCATTCCAAGTGATCGAACCTGGCCGATGCCGACCTCCAAATCCATGAAGGAAGAAATACGTCTATTCACCATCAACTCAATTAACTTGCGCATAGGAGTCATGTCCCATTTTGTCCCGTCGGGATCCTCAGTTCGAGCTTGAATGGCATATCTAAGTTCCCAGGATGCAAGCGACTCCATGCCCTTAAGGTTCAAAGTTCCGTTGGTTACGGCGACTCCGGCCTTAACACGCCAACGATCCAAGGTGCCACCACGTTTCAAGGGGACACGTGTGATCTCTCCGCGAGCGTCTCTGTGCCCCCAGTTTTGTCCCAAGCCAATGTTCAGTGAGTTTCCTGCCCGTTGGAATGCAGACAGATGGGGAAGGCATAGTCCTATCGGGTGTGAGGCGGTCGCCTCACAACGCGATACCACGCACACTCCAAACGACGGGAGAGCGCATTGACTACTCAACCACCGCTCGTACGCCTCGATATCGTCCGAATCAATCCCTGAGCGCTGCAGAATCCATCGATGTCGAAGGCACACCTCCGACTTCTTGCCGTCAGTTGGACGTCCAGGACAGATTCTGCACGGTTGTCCGGTAAGTCGTAGTCCTGTGACAGGATTCTGCGCGCTCTCAGCGAATTTGATCTCACTGTCGAATCCCGCAGTTCGACGAAATTCTCGCAAATGGGTGTGACAAAGCTTGTTACTAGCTACCCGCTTGGATGAGCACCCCACAACGATGCAACACCAATAAAACGGCGGCGCATCACCTTTGAAGCTGATCACTTCGGCCAAAAGGTGCGAGTCAAGTTCGACCGCCTTCAGCTTCAGTATCTTGGTCTCTGTGGGACTAACGTCCGGCAGGGCCCTCGACTGGCTCGTACCATTGTTATGCATTGGTGTTCCACACTTCCGCTAGAGCGGCTTCAAAGACTGAACTCCCCAAATCCGGATGACCATACACCTGTTCCACCATCTGGGCGCTTTGCCAACCGCCTGCCGCACTCGCAATATGCGTATCTTGCGACGCTTCTAACACACGATGAGCAAATCTGTGCCGAAACTCATGTGGGTTAACCTCACGGAGATCAGCTCTTCGGCAGAGCCTCCTAAGAACGCCCCTAACGCCGTGGGTGCCGATTGGCTCGCCTAGATTTTTGTTGTCCATCCTCCTGAGAAGAAATCCACTCGTGTTAGCCCATTCGGAAGTTTGAAGATCAAAGTACGCATGAACCATGTCTGGGCTAACCCGCCGCACTTGACCGCCTTGGACTATTCCATTTTTGGTAGACCAGGCATGCTTCACCTTTACCCTCGCCCTATTGGGCGCATATTCTTTATGGCAAATATGCACGTGAGGAGAATCGCAATCTCCACATGGAGCGTCATCTTGCAGATGTATCTCTGAATATTTGACTCCGCAAATCTCGCCCACCCGAAATCCAGCGTCACGCAACCATACAATTATGAGCTTGTCGCGGGGATTTGCTGCAACCGCCAGAAGTGAATCAATCTCCGAATCTGATACCCACGAAGGAGAAACAGTATAGTTTCGTACACCCTTCAAAGCGGAAAGACGCACAGCTGGGCGACTCAGATGCCCCAACATCTTCCTATCGATCCTACTTCTCGTTTCATACGTCGGAGAGGACTTGGAAAGCGAGGCGGAACTTCGACCAGTTGCAATCAAATACTTGTAAAATTCCGACAGACACGTAGCACTGACATTAATGGTCGAGGTCGAGGGCACCCCTTTGGAATAGGGCAAATCTCCGCGCTTCAAAAGAAACATGTAGCGTTCAAGATCAGGGTTCTCGATTTCGCGGACGTTCTTTCCCCATGCTTCAATGCAACGCAGGTGTTTGACTAACAAATACGCATAAGTCCGCGCCGTTCCCGAAGAATATCTTCTTAGAAATTCCTCGGCATCAGAATGCACTTTTCCGGAAGAATCGACAACCGTGTACGAATAGCCCAAGTCTATGTTTCCGACTTGCTGTACTCGAGTCACACCTGTGATCAACTGCATGATTAATACCGCCTTCGCGCTAGTGGAATAGCGCTCAGCGGCGGACCGACCAGGCGAACGGGTATCCGCCTAGTTGGAGACTAGTGTGACTCATGCTACCTCACACACGTCAAACACGTGTTCCAACTGCGCAAGTTAAATCCATGAACAGAACCCCGCGGTGGGCGCGGCTCAGTACTCCTACCGTTCCGGGTCTGCGTCCGCCGATGAGCGCCGAGGCGGTGCTGCGGTGATGGGGCGCCTCGAACGGGGGCCGGTGATCGAGTCCGTCGCTGCCGTCGAGTTCTCCGCGCAGGGAGCGGACTGTGGCGACTTCGACGGCTTCCTCATCGTCGAGCGGCGGCAGAATTCCGGGCAGGCATTGAGCCAGGAGGGTCTTGCCGGCTCCGGGCGTGCCGCGCATGAGCAGGTTATGGCCGCCCGCGGCGGCGACTTCGAGACCGAAACGCCCTTCGGCCTGTCCCTGGACTTCGGAGAGATCGTGGAGTTCCGGGGAGACGGGAACAGGTCGGTCCATTTCAAGGACTGGAGGCAGTTCGGGCACGGCCATCGATCCTCCGCAGACATTGACCACTTCGGCCAGAGAGGCGACCGGGAGCACTCTTGCCCGTCCGATGAGCCGTGCCTCGTCGGCATTGCCGATGGGGACGACGAAACGATCGAATCCGGCCTGCAGCGCGGTGTGCAGGGACGGGAGCACGCCGGTGACGGGACGGATCCTGCCGTCGAGCCCGATCTCACCGCAGTGGATGACGGCACCGGTGTCGTCATCGGTGATCAGCGACAGTGCTCTGAGCACGGCGACGGCAATGCCGAGGTCGAATCCGGTGCCGATCTTCGGCACTGTTCCAGGGGTGAGGTTGATCGTCAGGTGTTCGGTGGCGACGGGTTTCCCGAGGTAGGCAAGGGCTGCCCGCAGTCGCTTGCGTGATTCGCTCACCGACGCATCCGGCAATCCGACGATGTCGATTCCCGGCAGTCCGGCACTCACGCTGGCTTCGATCGACACGATCTTCCCGGTCAGCCCCCACAGTGCCACGGCAGAGGCCCGCCCGATGATATGCGCCGAGGATGTGGGTTCGCCATCGTCGGCCTCGGCTGGCTCGATCGGCTCCGGCAGATCGACCGGGGGATCCTCCCGACCCGGTGTCTCCTCACTCATGAGTCGACCTGGATGTTCGGGCAGTGGAAGTACTGAACGCGCGGTTCCATGATGATCCCAAG encodes:
- a CDS encoding tyrosine-type recombinase/integrase, with the protein product MQLITGVTRVQQVGNIDLGYSYTVVDSSGKVHSDAEEFLRRYSSGTARTYAYLLVKHLRCIEAWGKNVREIENPDLERYMFLLKRGDLPYSKGVPSTSTINVSATCLSEFYKYLIATGRSSASLSKSSPTYETRSRIDRKMLGHLSRPAVRLSALKGVRNYTVSPSWVSDSEIDSLLAVAANPRDKLIIVWLRDAGFRVGEICGVKYSEIHLQDDAPCGDCDSPHVHICHKEYAPNRARVKVKHAWSTKNGIVQGGQVRRVSPDMVHAYFDLQTSEWANTSGFLLRRMDNKNLGEPIGTHGVRGVLRRLCRRADLREVNPHEFRHRFAHRVLEASQDTHIASAAGGWQSAQMVEQVYGHPDLGSSVFEAALAEVWNTNA
- a CDS encoding ATP-binding protein, translated to MSEETPGREDPPVDLPEPIEPAEADDGEPTSSAHIIGRASAVALWGLTGKIVSIEASVSAGLPGIDIVGLPDASVSESRKRLRAALAYLGKPVATEHLTINLTPGTVPKIGTGFDLGIAVAVLRALSLITDDDTGAVIHCGEIGLDGRIRPVTGVLPSLHTALQAGFDRFVVPIGNADEARLIGRARVLPVASLAEVVNVCGGSMAVPELPPVLEMDRPVPVSPELHDLSEVQGQAEGRFGLEVAAAGGHNLLMRGTPGAGKTLLAQCLPGILPPLDDEEAVEVATVRSLRGELDGSDGLDHRPPFEAPHHRSTASALIGGRRPGTVGVLSRAHRGVLFMDLTCAVGTRV
- a CDS encoding tyrosine-type recombinase/integrase; this translates as MESLASWELRYAIQARTEDPDGTKWDMTPMRKLIELMVNRRISSFMDLEVGIGQVRSLGMNDSRADVIARGIVTYLRVFYSDVESSKEEGILYLDHFGHSIPGMLGTVDLRMIPQRWLRDAAWDYLRFRIEGPNPPRVRAILDTTRRSAIELGAFLEQHSQFRGHRPAELTASDAQSFVRDYRRRMQKGLPSRALKNSDGSSARITANTYRYVLNGARQILRHMVDNFQDESTGLSREFVVEFPFGTINTGPQRRAPLSDDTYRAVCDAANLDAFEQNFDASKLGLRDVWETILYTGRRASEIIRLRFDCLQELRGTKVLKFSETKVGLGETSIPIPEVLYQRLQGRQVISRSRIEARLGRSLTAEDEAKVALFPSNVRNPHCLKSISYGGYSSAFRDWITSLDLGPVVNHQARHTIATRLLRAGASTTHIKHFLGHVSERMTEHYVHIANEDLERTLMQVWVDGPGANHPGAATKERVHPAGEGGSTVQTSTLTHIDLMKSSSPTEGGLCLYQPVVRGGECPWKLNCSGCKHFVMTGADLVYWRRKREQWLILAEAAPSDSAREYMHEVVEPLNRALKGLEVALRENGLLEEASNLDMRRPQNFFRPIWNHGYEVAEERLRGVDGEPVERS